One region of Polypterus senegalus isolate Bchr_013 chromosome 11, ASM1683550v1, whole genome shotgun sequence genomic DNA includes:
- the LOC120538911 gene encoding nucleoplasmin-like isoform X3: MKDESPHGLRETCKLEAESVLVDITVKHPKKMDCFDISSLSSLTKKPVCVMWGCILTGNQRQFVFEVNDLLEHQLFIKTICLDAAAKDELHVVEVQSMITGKSTPIPIASLKPLVMPMMTLKKQGKKNLMNIQDPPVSIKFTTNYLKYSWESQD; this comes from the exons ATGAAGGACGAAAGCCCGCATGGGTTGAGGGAGACGTGCAAATTAGAGGCTGAATCCGTGTTGGTCGACATCACCGTGAAGCATCCAAAAAAA ATGGATTGTTTTGACATTTCCTCCCTTTCCTCACTCACAAAGAAGCCAGTCTGTGTTATGTGGG GTTGTATTCTGACAGGGAACCAGAGACAGtttgtgtttgaagtaaatgacttGTTGGAACATCAGCTTTTTATCAAGACG ATATGCCTGGATGCTGCTGCAAAAGATGAACTCCATGTAGTGGAGGTGCAGTCTATGATAACTGGAAAAAGTACACCAATTCCTATTGCTTCACTAAAACCTTTAGTAATGCCGATG ATGACTCTGAAGAAGCAGGGGAAGAAGAATCTCATGAACATCCAGGACCCACCAGTTTCTATTAAG TTCACCACCAACTACTTAAAGTATAGTTGGGAAAGCCAGGACTGA
- the LOC120538911 gene encoding nucleoplasmin-like isoform X2, whose amino-acid sequence MKDESPHGLRETCKLEAESVLVDITVKHPKKMDCFDISSLSSLTKKPVCVMWGCILTGNQRQFVFEVNDLLEHQLFIKTICLDAAAKDELHVVEVQSMITGKSTPIPIASLKPLVMPMVSLYGLEVNLPVTFNLRSGGGPVYIYGQHIINDSEEAGEEESHEHPGPTSFY is encoded by the exons ATGAAGGACGAAAGCCCGCATGGGTTGAGGGAGACGTGCAAATTAGAGGCTGAATCCGTGTTGGTCGACATCACCGTGAAGCATCCAAAAAAA ATGGATTGTTTTGACATTTCCTCCCTTTCCTCACTCACAAAGAAGCCAGTCTGTGTTATGTGGG GTTGTATTCTGACAGGGAACCAGAGACAGtttgtgtttgaagtaaatgacttGTTGGAACATCAGCTTTTTATCAAGACG ATATGCCTGGATGCTGCTGCAAAAGATGAACTCCATGTAGTGGAGGTGCAGTCTATGATAACTGGAAAAAGTACACCAATTCCTATTGCTTCACTAAAACCTTTAGTAATGCCGATG GTTAGTTTATATGGCCTTGAGGTGAATCTTCCTGTGACCTTTAATTTGCGTTCTGGGGGAGGTCCCGTCTACATTTATGGACAGCACATAATCA ATGACTCTGAAGAAGCAGGGGAAGAAGAATCTCATGAACATCCAGGACCCACCAGTTTCTATTAA
- the LOC120538911 gene encoding nucleoplasmin-like isoform X1, translating to MKDESPHGLRETCKLEAESVLVDITVKHPKKMDCFDISSLSSLTKKPVCVMWGCILTGNQRQFVFEVNDLLEHQLFIKTICLDAAAKDELHVVEVQSMITGKSTPIPIASLKPLVMPMVSLYGLEVNLPVTFNLRSGGGPVYIYGQHIIIDDSEEAGEEESHEHPGPTSFY from the exons ATGAAGGACGAAAGCCCGCATGGGTTGAGGGAGACGTGCAAATTAGAGGCTGAATCCGTGTTGGTCGACATCACCGTGAAGCATCCAAAAAAA ATGGATTGTTTTGACATTTCCTCCCTTTCCTCACTCACAAAGAAGCCAGTCTGTGTTATGTGGG GTTGTATTCTGACAGGGAACCAGAGACAGtttgtgtttgaagtaaatgacttGTTGGAACATCAGCTTTTTATCAAGACG ATATGCCTGGATGCTGCTGCAAAAGATGAACTCCATGTAGTGGAGGTGCAGTCTATGATAACTGGAAAAAGTACACCAATTCCTATTGCTTCACTAAAACCTTTAGTAATGCCGATG GTTAGTTTATATGGCCTTGAGGTGAATCTTCCTGTGACCTTTAATTTGCGTTCTGGGGGAGGTCCCGTCTACATTTATGGACAGCACATAATCA TAGATGACTCTGAAGAAGCAGGGGAAGAAGAATCTCATGAACATCCAGGACCCACCAGTTTCTATTAA
- the LOC120538911 gene encoding nucleoplasmin-like isoform X4: MDCFDISSLSSLTKKPVCVMWGCILTGNQRQFVFEVNDLLEHQLFIKTICLDAAAKDELHVVEVQSMITGKSTPIPIASLKPLVMPMVSLYGLEVNLPVTFNLRSGGGPVYIYGQHIIIDDSEEAGEEESHEHPGPTSFY; this comes from the exons ATGGATTGTTTTGACATTTCCTCCCTTTCCTCACTCACAAAGAAGCCAGTCTGTGTTATGTGGG GTTGTATTCTGACAGGGAACCAGAGACAGtttgtgtttgaagtaaatgacttGTTGGAACATCAGCTTTTTATCAAGACG ATATGCCTGGATGCTGCTGCAAAAGATGAACTCCATGTAGTGGAGGTGCAGTCTATGATAACTGGAAAAAGTACACCAATTCCTATTGCTTCACTAAAACCTTTAGTAATGCCGATG GTTAGTTTATATGGCCTTGAGGTGAATCTTCCTGTGACCTTTAATTTGCGTTCTGGGGGAGGTCCCGTCTACATTTATGGACAGCACATAATCA TAGATGACTCTGAAGAAGCAGGGGAAGAAGAATCTCATGAACATCCAGGACCCACCAGTTTCTATTAA